The following are encoded in a window of Thunnus albacares chromosome 17, fThuAlb1.1, whole genome shotgun sequence genomic DNA:
- the cdc42ep4a gene encoding cdc42 effector protein 4a — protein sequence MPILKQLVSGSSQTKRRSRMDLTREMISAPLGDFRHTMHVGRSGDAFGDTSFLSTRSGEPPSETTSFPRSPRPGLLSRTFRSSKRSQSVTRVDQQRDNSLMVPGESPTYVKNAMSLPFLNDEDRGDDLVAKSLSSSPLKQHGEVDGRGAAAAAHFLELEERSFGELTELPESSRHFGGGMKHAESVMSFHVDLGPSMLGEILGVMEKEDDDLGYEEGKSSEGRASPPLSTHGEEEDDMERRQDENTEEQVVAEEIAEELQQQQASLHQASSVDLEPEHGGPYTPEYTPETRPKHLQHLDSCSVSSSGSAALDEKPNSQTYAGDTDSATFSAPPEEESNFSSFLEDEDDEIRV from the coding sequence ATGCCAATCCTAAAACAACTAGTGTCTGGCTCCTCACAGACCAAGCGTCGCTCACGCATGGACCTGACCAGGGAGATGATCAGTGCTCCTCTGGGTGACTTCCGCCACACCATGCATGTAGGCCGCAGTGGTGATGCCTTCGGTGACACCTCCTTTCTCAGCACCCGCTCAGGAGAACCTCCCTCCGAGACCACATCCTTCCCTCGCTCTCCCCGACCTGGCCTCCTGTCTCGCACTTTCAGGAGCAGCAAACGCTCCCAGTCTGTGACGAGAGTGGACCAGCAGAGAGACAACTCCCTGATGGTCCCTGGAGAGTCACCTACCTACGTGAAGAATGCCATGTCCCTGCCCTTCCTTAATGATGAAGACCGAGGGGACGATCTGGTGGCAAAGAGTCTGTCCTCCAGTCCTTTAAAGCAGCACGGGGAGGTAGATGGGAGAGGTGCGGCTGCAGCTGCTCACTTCCTGGAGCTGGAAGAACGGAGCTTTGGTGAGCTGACTGAGCTTCCAGAGAGCTCCCGCCACTTCGGAGGTGGAATGAAGCACGCCGAGTCAGTTATGTCCTTCCACGTCGACCTTGGACCCTCCATGCTGGGTGAAATCCTGGGGGTTATGGAGAAGGAGGATGACGATCTTGGCTACGAGGAAGGCAAGAGCAGTGAGGGCCGTGCCTCACCACCCCTCAGCACCCacggagaggaagaggatgacaTGGAGAGGAGACAGGATGAGAATACAGAGGAGCAGGTGGTGGCGGAGGAAATCGCAGAAGaattgcagcagcagcaggcctcTTTGCATCAAGCCAGCTCTGTAGATCTGGAGCCTGAGCATGGAGGACCCTACACCCCAGAGTACACCCCAGAGACAAGGCCAAAGCACTTGCAGCATCTagacagctgctctgtgtcCAGCTCTGGCTCTGCTGCCCTGGATGAGAAACCAAACAGTCAGACATATGCAGGAGATACAGACAGCGCCACCTTCAGTGCCCCGCCTGAGGAGGAAAGCAACTTCTCCTCTTTCttggaggatgaagatgatgagatTCGCGTATGA